In the Acomys russatus chromosome 13, mAcoRus1.1, whole genome shotgun sequence genome, one interval contains:
- the Pianp gene encoding PILR alpha-associated neural protein: protein MWPALLLSQLLPLWPLLLLPLPPPAQGSSPRAPPAPARPPCVRGGPSAPRHVCVWERAPPPSRSPRVPRSRRQVLPGTAPPATPSGFEEGPPSSQYPWAIVWGPTVSREDGGDPNSVNPGFLPLDYGFAAPHGLATPHPNSDSMRDDGDGLILGETPATLRPFLFGGRGEGVDPQLYVTITISIIIVLVATGIIFKFCWDRSQKRRRPSGQQGALRQEESQQPLTDLSPAGVTVLGAFGDSPTPTPDHEEPRGGPRPGMPQPKGAPAFQLNRIPLVNL from the exons ATGTG GCCTGCTCTACTGCTGTCCCAACTCCTCCCTCTCTGGCCACTGCTGTTGCTACCCCTCCCACCGCCTGCTCAGGGCTCCTCCCCTCGAGCCCCACCAGCCCCAGCCCGTCCCCCCTGCGTCCGGGGTGGCCCCTCAGCCCCTCGCCACGTGTGCGTTTGGGAGCGGGCGCCTCCACCAAGCCGATCCCCACGGGTCCCAAGATCACGTCGGCAAGTTCTGCCAGGCACTGCACCGCCTGCCACCCCATCAGGCTTTGAGGAGGGGCCTCCCTCATCTCAGTATCCTTGGGCTATCGTGTGGGGTCCCACAGTATCTCGGGAGGACGGAGGGGACCCGAACTCTGTCAATCCTGGATTTCTGCCCCTGGACTATGGTTTTGCAGCCCCACATGGGCTGGCTACTCCCCATCCCAACTCGGACTCCATGCGCGATGATGGAGATGGGCTCATCCTTGGGGAAACACCTGCTACCTTGAGGCCCTTCCTGTTTGGAGGGCGTGGAGAAG GTGTGGACCCTCAGCTTTACGTTACAATTACCATATCCATCATCATTGTTCTTGTGGCGACCGGCATCATCTTCAAGTTCTG CTGGGACCGTAGCCAGAAGCGACGCAGGCCCTCAGGGCAGCAAGgtgccctgaggcaggaggagagccAGCAACCACTGACAGACCTGTCCCCTGCTGGAGTCACTGTGCTGGGGGCCTTTGGGGACTCGCCTACCCCAACCCCTGACCATGAGGAACCCCGAGGGGGACCCCGGCCTGGGATGCCCCAGCCTAAGGGGGCTCCAGCCTTCCAGTTGAACCG gATTCCCCTGGTGAATCTgtga